From the genome of Scytonema hofmannii PCC 7110, one region includes:
- a CDS encoding DUF1702 family protein: MLFSWRSFRRLMFGIPLVEATCATRGFQGSEIKVQQRFEQIGHTFLHGYHTALEDDKPESLVFRLNTIEAELRGFAFEGAAMGLTLLDKVIPLPRSRLQIFLESAGSDHAYMVHVGVGWLLARLHQRVEPFLAKLDPLLCWLVVDGYGFHEGYFHWRDYIQQQKSLKQLSSYARRVFDQGLGRSLWFVNGADVTLIPATIAAFPLARHSDLWSGIGLACTYAGGVERDAIEALQIAAKPYQPYLAQGAAFAAKARQRASNPAAHTELACQVFCNMSADAAARVTDMALEKLPTNGAEPAYEIWRQRVQTHFTSALLTAL; this comes from the coding sequence ATGCTTTTTTCTTGGAGAAGCTTTCGCCGACTGATGTTCGGTATCCCATTAGTAGAAGCAACTTGTGCTACACGAGGATTTCAAGGGAGCGAAATCAAAGTGCAGCAGAGATTCGAGCAGATTGGTCACACATTCTTACATGGGTATCATACGGCGCTTGAAGACGACAAGCCTGAATCTCTTGTATTCCGACTAAATACTATTGAAGCTGAACTAAGGGGTTTTGCCTTTGAAGGAGCTGCAATGGGACTTACTTTACTGGATAAAGTTATTCCTTTACCGAGAAGTCGGCTACAGATTTTTTTAGAAAGTGCTGGGTCAGATCACGCCTACATGGTGCATGTGGGGGTTGGTTGGTTGCTAGCACGACTTCACCAGCGCGTCGAACCATTTCTCGCGAAACTAGATCCTTTATTGTGCTGGCTAGTAGTTGATGGCTACGGGTTCCATGAGGGGTACTTTCACTGGCGAGATTACATTCAGCAGCAGAAAAGCCTTAAGCAACTTTCCAGCTACGCCCGTCGAGTCTTCGATCAAGGTTTAGGACGAAGCCTTTGGTTTGTAAACGGTGCTGATGTCACTCTAATTCCAGCAACAATTGCTGCTTTCCCATTAGCACGACATAGCGACCTTTGGAGTGGGATCGGTTTAGCCTGTACCTATGCAGGTGGCGTAGAACGTGATGCGATAGAAGCTTTGCAAATAGCAGCAAAGCCTTATCAACCTTACTTGGCACAAGGAGCAGCATTTGCAGCAAAGGCACGTCAGCGAGCTAGTAACCCAGCAGCTCATACGGAATTAGCATGTCAGGTTTTCTGTAATATGTCGGCTGATGCAGCAGCTCGAGTGACAGACATGGCTTTGGAGAAGCTACCGACTAATGGAGCGGAACCAGCATACGAGATTTGGCGACAGCGAGTTCAAACTCATTTCACATCGGCACTATTAACTGCCTTATAA
- a CDS encoding HEAT repeat domain-containing protein, translating to MAIDLCNKLELKRHADALVPGENQPKVVSRDDRDGIDNLNPEQRKILELAYQSTLSYADPRHIVGDPAAWASDFGYALDRVSMRLDARPSDRLRQEALSHPDPVMREQALYEYVDRNEKDAIELLCQVVEHDRDRQVRWDALWAIEKLGGLRAIQVLQNFQNDADPEIAEWASVFMGELQTGDPVFDNRECRYTPGRTFDETIFLLIHCDLYIRLDDANQVWGKLSLAPQGLARVYGQAHACPNVETRERQLVIAKAISGLHADGSLHIDNYLFRGFTERTCPDRGNFYFESQVKRPFYLSGKADDPSQGVRDALIGFARQGCWYLDNRFKIRGADAIRYVRGRFQGWGYTNLQRLAGKSLEEIIQPGNGILSTLHDPVTGLLTNVFISGTFKGKLNDWDGDGYIDLNSRDVYATTEGEVDSNMDGIPDVPGLSCCPGKPIL from the coding sequence ATGGCTATTGACCTTTGCAATAAACTAGAACTAAAACGCCATGCTGACGCTTTAGTCCCAGGGGAGAATCAGCCTAAGGTTGTATCAAGAGACGATCGCGATGGAATTGATAACTTAAATCCCGAACAGAGGAAAATACTTGAACTTGCCTATCAATCAACCCTTAGCTATGCCGATCCGCGACACATTGTAGGCGATCCTGCTGCTTGGGCAAGTGACTTTGGCTATGCGTTAGACCGGGTTTCCATGCGTCTAGATGCAAGACCTAGCGATCGCTTACGCCAAGAAGCTTTGAGTCATCCCGATCCGGTTATGCGCGAACAAGCGCTCTACGAGTATGTCGATCGCAACGAAAAAGACGCGATCGAACTGCTTTGTCAGGTGGTCGAGCACGATCGCGATCGACAAGTGCGATGGGATGCGCTTTGGGCAATAGAAAAATTAGGCGGTTTACGGGCAATTCAAGTACTACAAAACTTCCAGAATGATGCCGACCCAGAGATTGCTGAATGGGCAAGTGTTTTTATGGGAGAGTTACAAACAGGAGATCCAGTCTTTGACAATCGTGAATGTCGCTACACTCCAGGACGAACATTTGATGAAACTATATTCTTACTGATTCACTGCGATCTCTATATCCGTCTTGATGATGCTAACCAGGTTTGGGGAAAACTTTCACTAGCACCACAAGGATTGGCTCGCGTCTACGGTCAAGCTCATGCATGTCCAAATGTAGAAACCCGAGAGCGACAATTGGTTATTGCCAAAGCAATTTCTGGTCTCCATGCTGATGGCAGCTTACACATTGATAACTATCTATTTCGAGGTTTTACGGAACGAACCTGTCCAGATAGAGGAAACTTCTACTTTGAATCACAAGTAAAACGTCCATTTTACCTTTCTGGAAAAGCAGACGATCCCTCCCAAGGAGTACGAGATGCTCTCATTGGCTTTGCTCGTCAAGGTTGTTGGTATTTGGACAATCGTTTTAAAATCCGGGGTGCTGACGCAATTCGTTATGTACGCGGACGTTTTCAAGGCTGGGGCTATACCAACCTTCAACGGTTAGCAGGTAAGTCGTTAGAAGAAATTATTCAACCAGGAAACGGTATTCTCTCAACACTGCACGATCCAGTGACAGGTCTATTAACCAATGTGTTTATATCAGGTACATTTAAGGGCAAACTCAACGATTGGGATGGCGATGGTTACATCGACCTGAATTCACGTGATGTTTACGCCACAACAGAAGGAGAAGTAGATTCCAACATGGACGGTATTCCAGATGTTCCTGGTCTATCCTGCTGTCCAGGTAAACCTATTCTTTAG